One genomic region from Mycobacterium basiliense encodes:
- the kstR gene encoding cholesterol catabolism transcriptional regulator KstR — MAVLAESELGSEAQRERRKRILDATMAIASKGGYEAVQMRAVADRADVAVGTLYRYFPSKVHLLVSALGREFSRIDAKTDRSAMTGGTPFQRLNFMVGKLNRAMQRNPLLTEAMTRAYVFADASAATEVDQVEKLIDSMFARAMADGEPTEDQYHIARVISDVWLSNLLAWLTRRASATDVSKRLDLAVRLLIGDQADTT; from the coding sequence GTGGCAGTGCTGGCCGAGTCCGAACTCGGATCGGAGGCGCAGCGGGAGCGGCGCAAACGCATCCTGGACGCGACCATGGCCATCGCCTCGAAGGGCGGCTATGAAGCCGTTCAGATGCGCGCGGTCGCGGATCGCGCCGACGTCGCGGTGGGTACGCTGTACCGCTACTTCCCGTCCAAGGTGCATCTGCTGGTGTCGGCGCTAGGCCGCGAATTCAGTCGCATCGACGCCAAGACCGACCGGTCCGCAATGACCGGCGGTACGCCGTTTCAGCGGCTGAACTTCATGGTCGGCAAGCTCAACCGCGCCATGCAGCGCAATCCACTGCTCACCGAGGCCATGACGCGTGCCTACGTGTTTGCCGACGCGTCGGCAGCCACCGAGGTCGACCAGGTCGAAAAGCTCATCGACAGCATGTTCGCCCGGGCGATGGCCGACGGTGAGCCCACCGAGGACCAGTACCACATCGCCCGGGTGATCTCCGATGTGTGGCTGTCGAACCTGCTCGCATGGCTCACTCGAAGGGCTTCTGCCACCGATGTCAGCAAACGGCTGGACTTGGCGGTACGCCTGTTGATCGGCGACCAAGCAGACACCACCTAG